In the genome of Massilibacillus massiliensis, one region contains:
- a CDS encoding homocitrate synthase/isopropylmalate synthase family protein, with translation MICITDNTLACLDAYEATSEDLHELLELLLILPTTYIEMSIQVYEKLVALSPLPHFENYLLKVDHLCDLKKYQGFAGYIFPAPCFGKIGNVSYAIHFKHDQEIGYNDDCIRSMRMIGFADRLWKDVATEFKGILETKANFEVCPQNDFFCATALAVEWCRLGGKHLVASFTGIGNQASLEEVLIALHLEQQKELKSNIDCFKRLRNLFERITGEKVAKNKAIIGEEIFYVEAGIHVDGIVKNPEIYEPYPPELVGNRRKVIMGKHSGKKAVLAKLKELQMNERTMDPEMLLLAIKQKSIEKQNSLTDEEFVELVKAVQL, from the coding sequence ATGATCTGTATTACAGATAATACATTGGCTTGTCTTGATGCATACGAGGCAACGTCAGAGGATTTACACGAATTGTTAGAGCTGTTATTAATTTTACCGACAACTTATATTGAAATGTCTATACAGGTCTATGAAAAACTTGTTGCATTGTCACCACTGCCGCACTTTGAAAATTATTTATTAAAGGTAGATCATCTATGTGACTTAAAAAAATATCAAGGGTTTGCCGGGTATATTTTTCCAGCACCTTGCTTTGGGAAGATTGGAAATGTCTCCTATGCAATTCATTTTAAACATGATCAGGAGATTGGATATAATGACGACTGTATTCGAAGCATGCGCATGATCGGTTTTGCAGATCGACTCTGGAAAGATGTTGCCACTGAGTTTAAGGGGATTTTGGAAACAAAGGCGAATTTTGAAGTCTGCCCGCAAAATGATTTCTTCTGCGCAACGGCTTTGGCGGTAGAATGGTGCCGGCTAGGCGGTAAACACCTCGTTGCGAGCTTTACTGGGATTGGCAATCAAGCAAGTTTGGAGGAAGTTCTCATTGCCTTGCATCTGGAGCAACAGAAAGAACTTAAAAGCAATATTGACTGCTTTAAACGATTGAGAAATTTATTTGAACGGATTACGGGAGAAAAGGTCGCGAAAAACAAAGCGATTATTGGTGAAGAAATTTTTTACGTAGAAGCCGGTATTCATGTTGACGGCATTGTGAAAAATCCTGAGATTTATGAACCTTATCCGCCGGAACTTGTCGGTAATCGCCGGAAAGTTATCATGGGAAAACATTCGGGGAAAAAAGCTGTTTTAGCAAAACTGAAAGAATTGCAGATGAATGAACGAACGATGGACCCGGAGATGTTACTGCTGGCGATCAAACAAAAGAGTATTGAAAAGCAAAACAGTTTAACAGACGAAGAATTTGTTGAATTGGTGAAGGCGGTGCAATTGTGA
- a CDS encoding TOBE domain-containing protein — translation MKISARNQLKGTVVSIQEGAVNAIVGIKIASGDVVTATVSMNAVKDLDLKVGKEAYAIIKATSVMIGIE, via the coding sequence ATGAAAATCAGTGCAAGAAATCAGTTGAAAGGCACCGTGGTCTCCATTCAAGAAGGTGCAGTCAATGCAATTGTTGGGATTAAAATTGCCAGTGGCGATGTAGTCACGGCAACTGTATCTATGAATGCGGTAAAAGATTTGGATTTAAAAGTTGGTAAAGAAGCCTATGCAATTATTAAGGCGACTTCTGTTATGATTGGTATAGAATAA
- a CDS encoding PHP domain-containing protein, with translation MKIIDLHTHSNISDGSCTPRELIQLAHETGIAAIALTDHDTIAGIQAAEEAAKEVEIDFLPGMEMSVQYKGRKLHIVALGFDCTHWEFQRIYKKIRMLKETGIAEAVERIRKEGIDIDMEMLKKNFTTSDQLDRYAIMRYFVSLNLFEDVQKIWDNYINQAFSGLDLNITAEEGIAAIKVAGGVTSLAHYHKRIGLSGLTRDEQETAMQELLALGLDGMEGCYPNYSLEDQEFAAYLIRKYTMLPTGGTDFHGKNRSDVALGTGINNNISAPYAWYENIIKHCEKRK, from the coding sequence ATGAAAATAATTGATTTGCATACACATTCTAATATATCCGATGGCAGCTGTACGCCACGAGAATTGATTCAATTGGCACATGAGACTGGGATTGCTGCAATCGCATTGACGGATCATGATACAATTGCAGGTATTCAAGCGGCGGAAGAAGCAGCGAAAGAAGTCGAAATTGATTTTTTGCCGGGGATGGAAATGAGCGTTCAATATAAAGGACGCAAGCTGCATATTGTCGCATTGGGATTTGATTGCACACATTGGGAATTTCAAAGAATTTATAAGAAGATTCGTATGCTGAAGGAGACGGGCATTGCTGAAGCGGTAGAAAGAATTCGTAAAGAGGGCATTGATATCGACATGGAAATGCTCAAAAAGAATTTTACAACCAGTGATCAACTGGATCGGTATGCGATTATGCGTTATTTTGTTTCGCTCAATCTATTTGAAGATGTACAAAAAATTTGGGATAATTATATCAATCAAGCTTTTTCAGGCTTGGATTTAAATATCACTGCTGAGGAAGGCATTGCCGCGATTAAAGTTGCCGGTGGTGTGACTTCCCTTGCACATTATCACAAAAGAATTGGATTAAGCGGACTGACGAGAGACGAACAGGAAACAGCGATGCAGGAGCTGCTTGCTCTCGGTTTAGATGGAATGGAAGGCTGTTACCCGAACTACAGTCTGGAAGATCAGGAGTTTGCAGCATATTTAATTCGTAAATATACTATGCTGCCAACGGGAGGAACTGATTTTCACGGAAAAAACCGCTCAGATGTAGCCCTTGGTACTGGAATAAACAACAATATCTCTGCACCCTATGCGTGGTATGAAAATATTATAAAACACTGTGAAAAAAGAAAATGA
- the budA gene encoding acetolactate decarboxylase — protein sequence MNQVKSVCRVSILVVCLLFSTLIVNAQPQNSLYQVSTINALLQGVYDGEATVKDVKKHGGFGIGTFERLDGEMVALDGKYYQVKSTGEVIEVADQVKIPFATVMDFQPEQFGEISNVKTFAELEQALDSIIKDKNYIYAIRIDGTFTGKTRSIPGKTKPYPTLTDAAKTQSVFDIQNTQGTIVGFLCPQYVNGINVPGYHLHFLAADHKSGGHILNGGVINGKVQIARITDFRMVLPSSDAFQQASLNNDYSEELAKVEQSK from the coding sequence ATGAATCAAGTAAAATCAGTTTGTCGAGTATCTATTTTAGTTGTTTGTTTATTATTTTCTACGCTTATTGTAAATGCCCAGCCTCAGAATTCTTTATACCAAGTATCCACAATAAATGCTTTACTGCAAGGTGTTTATGACGGAGAAGCTACCGTCAAAGATGTCAAAAAACATGGTGGATTTGGAATTGGTACCTTTGAAAGACTAGATGGTGAAATGGTCGCTTTAGATGGTAAATACTATCAGGTAAAATCAACAGGTGAAGTCATTGAGGTAGCAGATCAAGTAAAAATACCTTTTGCAACCGTTATGGACTTTCAACCTGAACAATTTGGTGAAATCAGTAATGTAAAAACGTTTGCTGAATTGGAACAGGCTTTAGATTCCATTATTAAAGATAAAAACTATATTTATGCAATTCGTATTGACGGAACTTTTACTGGTAAAACACGCAGTATTCCGGGAAAAACAAAACCATATCCTACATTAACGGATGCAGCAAAAACACAATCCGTTTTTGATATTCAAAATACACAAGGGACAATCGTTGGTTTCTTGTGTCCTCAGTATGTAAATGGTATTAACGTACCAGGATATCATTTACACTTTTTAGCTGCTGATCATAAATCAGGTGGTCACATTTTAAATGGCGGTGTAATCAATGGTAAAGTGCAAATTGCCCGTATTACCGACTTTAGAATGGTATTGCCTAGCAGCGATGCATTCCAGCAAGCTTCTCTAAACAATGATTATAGCGAAGAACTAGCAAAAGTAGAACAATCTAAATAA
- a CDS encoding methyl-accepting chemotaxis protein produces MKSLRMQLLVPIISTIAVILLCIMAISYWNTSKILKTNLEERFQIQAQELANAFDIRMQREKTIMDSLGKQGTAQFANLLADQQQQFAFTKHQHDNYTQWNPVSFLPDLTGKNVATNAGKLVDASSLSYVKRIPEGKTFLDNPITSVTTGKTIVVGAAPISIDNRVVGAVVGGIPLEKFTEGFSDTKIGEAGYCMLIAPDGMIVSHPKADLIMKSSIKDLGNQELLQALESIKQGNKGYTITTIDGVESIVAFVPTHDKWGVFTIAPTSQEFAPVTQLTWMFVVLFLIGLGIAAFVVNLISKRIVQPIKEMSQYASAIADGDLTKATLERIDSSRYQSKDEVGILRLAMIQMREKLWSLIGQVSESADHTATSSLQLKESANQSAQTATQVAEAVTKVADETMRGQTTIRNVNSAVNVFMQEIGAMKNNTEEASESANLAVESTTKGTEKAQAARIQMENITSSAKNVSDTVTKLSEQTTKISEIVNMIAGIAAQTNLLALNAAIEAARAGEQGKGFAVVAEEVRKLAEQSQNSTSQITTLIEEINQSVSGAVSAVDQASSEVTFGMQHVNEAEDQFLNIAQLIQKVQQKTAQVLANVDTLFANGHTIESSSSEIHHVMDETVAHTQTVSAATEEQSAAMQQIAASSDDLARLANELQSSLGKFRI; encoded by the coding sequence ATGAAAAGTTTGCGCATGCAACTATTGGTACCAATCATCAGCACTATTGCAGTGATATTGCTTTGTATTATGGCAATATCATACTGGAATACATCGAAAATACTCAAAACAAATTTAGAAGAACGTTTTCAAATCCAAGCGCAAGAATTAGCAAATGCTTTCGATATTAGAATGCAGCGCGAAAAAACGATTATGGATTCTTTAGGTAAGCAAGGCACTGCACAATTTGCTAACTTATTAGCGGATCAGCAGCAACAATTCGCTTTTACCAAGCATCAGCATGATAATTATACCCAATGGAATCCGGTAAGCTTTTTGCCTGATTTAACCGGCAAGAACGTTGCTACCAATGCCGGAAAATTGGTAGATGCTTCTTCTTTAAGTTATGTAAAGCGCATACCTGAAGGAAAGACATTTTTAGACAATCCAATTACCTCCGTAACAACAGGAAAAACAATTGTAGTGGGTGCTGCGCCAATCTCCATAGATAATCGCGTAGTCGGTGCAGTTGTTGGCGGTATTCCACTAGAAAAATTCACCGAAGGTTTTAGTGATACAAAAATCGGTGAAGCTGGCTATTGCATGTTAATTGCACCTGATGGAATGATCGTAAGTCATCCTAAAGCAGATCTCATTATGAAAAGTAGTATTAAAGATTTGGGAAATCAGGAGTTATTACAGGCTTTAGAAAGCATCAAACAAGGAAATAAAGGTTATACGATTACTACAATCGATGGTGTCGAATCAATTGTAGCTTTTGTTCCGACACATGATAAATGGGGCGTTTTCACGATCGCACCAACTTCTCAAGAATTCGCACCTGTGACACAGCTTACTTGGATGTTTGTCGTCTTATTTTTGATTGGTTTAGGCATTGCGGCCTTTGTCGTCAATTTGATTTCTAAACGTATTGTACAGCCAATCAAAGAAATGTCACAATATGCCAGTGCAATTGCCGACGGCGATTTGACCAAGGCAACCTTAGAAAGAATTGACAGCTCTCGCTATCAATCGAAGGATGAAGTCGGTATTTTACGGCTGGCAATGATTCAAATGCGAGAAAAGCTTTGGTCTCTTATTGGACAAGTCAGCGAATCTGCTGATCATACGGCAACATCTTCATTACAGTTAAAAGAAAGTGCTAACCAATCCGCCCAGACAGCAACACAAGTTGCCGAAGCAGTTACCAAAGTTGCTGATGAAACGATGCGCGGACAAACAACGATTCGCAATGTCAACTCTGCAGTAAATGTTTTCATGCAGGAAATCGGCGCAATGAAGAACAATACAGAAGAAGCCAGCGAATCAGCCAATCTTGCGGTAGAAAGTACGACAAAAGGTACAGAAAAAGCGCAAGCAGCTAGAATTCAGATGGAAAATATCACAAGCAGTGCAAAAAATGTAAGTGATACTGTTACAAAGTTATCTGAACAAACAACTAAAATTAGTGAAATTGTGAATATGATAGCTGGAATTGCCGCACAAACCAATCTTTTAGCATTGAATGCTGCAATTGAAGCAGCGCGTGCGGGTGAACAAGGAAAAGGCTTTGCGGTTGTTGCCGAAGAAGTACGTAAATTGGCAGAGCAATCTCAAAATTCAACAAGTCAGATCACTACGCTAATTGAGGAAATAAACCAATCCGTATCAGGTGCTGTTTCCGCAGTTGATCAGGCTTCCAGCGAAGTCACGTTTGGGATGCAGCATGTAAATGAAGCTGAAGACCAATTCTTGAACATCGCACAGTTAATTCAAAAAGTACAACAAAAAACTGCACAAGTATTAGCAAACGTTGATACACTCTTTGCAAATGGCCATACGATAGAATCTTCCTCAAGCGAAATTCATCATGTTATGGATGAGACTGTCGCCCATACGCAAACCGTGTCTGCTGCAACAGAAGAACAATCCGCAGCGATGCAACAAATCGCCGCATCAAGTGATGATTTGGCACGTTTGGCAAATGAATTACAATCAAGCCTAGGTAAATTTCGTATTTAA
- a CDS encoding acetyl-CoA carboxylase biotin carboxylase subunit — protein MFKRLLIANRGEIAVRIIRACQELGIETVAVYSDVDAHAIHVQLADLSYNIGPADAMQSYLNMDAIIEAARATKAEAIHPGYGFLSENADFAAKVTNAGLVWVGPLAETIRQVGDKDAAREAMLAAGIPMTKGSKPLKTNEEAAGIAKEIGYPVIIKPVSGGGGKSMFVICNEEELNNVLQIVDVTKTSFYFEHYVESARHIEVQIMADNYGTIIHLGERECSLQRRNQKILEEAPSTALTTDMRNKVGALAIKAAKSIHYTNIGTVEFLMDVKTGRFFFMEINPRIQVEHGITEAITGIDLVRRQIRIAAGEPLNKSQEDIQFIGHAIECRINAEDPENNFLPSPGLIEFYHEPGGPRIRVDSGASAGLAIEPYYDSLMAKVIAHGRTRGDAIKIMQRALNEFKVEGVKTTIALHQRILEDPCFRTGNIDTQFIKKRLPAYEQTPLKPKLKNQKALADYINNCLYYA, from the coding sequence ATGTTCAAACGCCTTCTTATCGCAAACCGTGGCGAAATTGCAGTGCGTATTATCCGCGCTTGTCAAGAATTGGGGATTGAAACAGTTGCCGTTTATTCCGATGTTGACGCACATGCAATTCATGTACAACTAGCAGATCTATCTTATAACATCGGTCCTGCGGATGCAATGCAAAGTTATCTAAATATGGATGCTATCATTGAAGCAGCAAGAGCCACAAAAGCAGAGGCAATCCATCCAGGTTATGGATTTTTGTCAGAAAATGCAGACTTTGCTGCAAAAGTAACGAACGCTGGTTTAGTCTGGGTTGGTCCGCTTGCCGAGACAATCCGCCAAGTAGGTGATAAAGATGCGGCACGTGAAGCTATGCTCGCAGCTGGCATCCCCATGACGAAAGGCAGTAAACCTTTAAAAACAAATGAAGAAGCTGCAGGAATTGCAAAAGAAATCGGTTATCCGGTCATTATAAAACCCGTATCCGGCGGCGGCGGAAAATCCATGTTTGTCATTTGTAATGAAGAAGAGTTAAATAACGTTTTACAAATTGTCGATGTGACGAAAACATCTTTTTACTTTGAGCATTATGTTGAAAGCGCTCGTCATATTGAAGTGCAAATCATGGCCGACAACTACGGTACAATCATCCATCTGGGCGAACGCGAATGTTCGCTGCAACGTCGCAATCAAAAAATCTTAGAAGAAGCGCCATCTACAGCTTTAACCACCGACATGCGCAACAAAGTTGGCGCCCTTGCAATTAAAGCTGCGAAAAGTATCCACTATACCAATATTGGTACAGTAGAATTTTTGATGGATGTAAAAACTGGTCGCTTTTTCTTTATGGAAATCAATCCGCGCATTCAGGTTGAACACGGAATTACCGAAGCAATCACTGGAATTGACTTAGTACGCCGTCAAATTCGAATTGCTGCTGGTGAACCCTTAAATAAAAGCCAAGAAGACATTCAATTTATTGGTCATGCCATTGAGTGCCGCATTAACGCGGAAGATCCTGAAAATAATTTTCTGCCTTCCCCTGGATTAATTGAGTTTTATCATGAACCAGGTGGTCCAAGAATCCGCGTTGACAGTGGTGCTTCTGCTGGTCTTGCAATCGAGCCATATTACGATTCGCTTATGGCGAAAGTAATTGCGCATGGTCGTACACGCGGCGACGCCATTAAAATCATGCAAAGAGCGCTAAATGAATTCAAAGTGGAAGGCGTAAAAACGACGATCGCACTTCATCAGAGAATTTTAGAAGACCCTTGTTTCCGCACCGGTAACATTGATACGCAGTTTATCAAAAAACGCTTACCGGCGTATGAACAAACACCATTGAAACCAAAACTTAAAAATCAAAAAGCGCTCGCTGATTATATTAATAATTGTCTCTATTACGCTTGA
- the uvrC gene encoding excinuclease ABC subunit UvrC: protein MTEKTTEKLQLLPDKPGVYLMKNAQGKIIYVGKAIILKNRVRSYFQSSRNHSAKVQAMVARIEDFEYIITGSEIEALILECNLIKKYRPKYNISLRDDKTYPYVKVTTNEKFPRVFVTRRVQKDGAKYFGPYTNVSAVHESIKLLRKLFPLRSCRHLDAKRPCLEYHIKRCLAPCAGKVDEKEYDAMIQSVCLFLEGRSEAVEKDLTKRMEIAAENFEFERAAKLRDQLLAVKKITEKQNIVTGSGDQDAIGMARSGLGVCMQVFFIRSGKMVGRDHFLLTGSEGESDEAVLTAFLKQYYNQTTFIPREILLPMELGEQDLLSAWLSEIKTAKVAVETPKRGTKHDIVQMAVGNAAIVLEEQAAKLKAANAQTEGAVIELGKYLQLGKPPTRMECFDISHTQGSETVASMVVFEGGIPKKEDYRRYKIQSAEGKPDDFKSMREVVGRRYGDITADDLPDLIIIDGGKGQLSSALEIIRGVGHSKVPVVGLAKQFEYIFTEGESEPVILPRHSQALYLIQRIRDEAHRFAITYHRKLRSKRNMVSVLDHVVGIGPKRRKALWDHFGTLDKIKTASVEELAAIAGMNVPSAQAVYNFFQTKVKLN, encoded by the coding sequence TTGACAGAAAAAACAACAGAAAAATTACAACTTTTGCCAGACAAGCCCGGTGTGTATTTGATGAAAAATGCACAGGGAAAAATAATTTACGTCGGTAAAGCAATTATTTTAAAAAATCGGGTACGTTCCTATTTTCAAAGTAGTCGCAACCATTCAGCAAAAGTACAAGCAATGGTCGCTAGAATTGAAGATTTTGAATATATTATTACGGGGTCTGAAATTGAAGCGCTTATTTTAGAATGTAATTTGATAAAAAAATATCGTCCGAAATATAATATCAGTTTGCGCGATGACAAAACATATCCTTATGTAAAAGTTACAACCAACGAAAAGTTTCCGCGTGTATTTGTAACGCGGCGTGTGCAAAAAGATGGTGCAAAATATTTCGGTCCGTATACCAATGTGAGTGCGGTGCATGAAAGTATAAAGCTATTAAGAAAATTGTTTCCGCTCCGCAGCTGCAGGCATTTAGATGCAAAACGTCCTTGCCTTGAATATCATATTAAACGCTGTTTGGCACCCTGTGCTGGTAAAGTCGATGAAAAAGAATATGATGCAATGATTCAAAGTGTTTGTTTATTTTTAGAAGGACGCAGTGAAGCTGTGGAAAAGGATTTAACAAAACGGATGGAAATTGCTGCTGAAAATTTTGAATTTGAACGTGCAGCAAAATTGCGCGATCAATTGTTAGCAGTAAAAAAAATTACGGAAAAACAAAATATCGTAACAGGTTCAGGAGATCAAGATGCAATCGGTATGGCGCGCTCAGGGCTTGGTGTATGCATGCAGGTATTCTTTATTCGCAGTGGGAAAATGGTAGGCAGAGATCATTTCTTACTTACCGGTAGTGAGGGAGAAAGTGATGAAGCTGTATTAACGGCATTTTTAAAGCAATACTATAACCAAACGACTTTCATACCTAGAGAAATCTTATTACCAATGGAGTTGGGGGAACAAGACCTTCTTAGTGCATGGTTGAGTGAAATTAAGACCGCAAAAGTTGCGGTGGAAACACCGAAACGCGGAACAAAACACGATATCGTGCAGATGGCAGTTGGGAATGCTGCGATTGTTTTAGAAGAACAAGCCGCCAAGTTAAAAGCTGCAAATGCACAAACCGAAGGCGCAGTTATAGAATTAGGCAAATATCTGCAGTTAGGTAAACCGCCAACGCGGATGGAGTGCTTTGATATTTCGCATACGCAGGGATCAGAAACCGTCGCCTCTATGGTTGTCTTTGAGGGCGGTATTCCAAAAAAAGAAGACTATCGACGCTATAAAATTCAATCTGCGGAAGGAAAACCCGATGATTTTAAATCTATGCGTGAAGTGGTTGGACGTCGTTATGGTGATATAACAGCAGATGATTTACCGGATTTGATTATTATCGACGGTGGTAAGGGGCAGCTAAGCTCGGCGCTGGAAATTATTCGCGGTGTGGGGCACAGCAAGGTGCCAGTTGTCGGACTGGCAAAACAGTTTGAGTATATTTTTACAGAAGGTGAAAGTGAGCCAGTGATTTTACCACGGCATAGTCAAGCCTTATATTTGATTCAACGCATCCGTGATGAGGCGCATCGTTTTGCAATTACATATCATCGCAAACTACGGAGTAAAAGAAATATGGTCTCTGTACTTGATCATGTTGTAGGAATTGGGCCAAAACGCCGTAAAGCACTTTGGGATCATTTCGGTACATTAGATAAAATAAAAACAGCCAGTGTCGAAGAGCTGGCCGCTATAGCAGGCATGAATGTACCATCCGCACAAGCTGTTTATAATTTCTTTCAAACAAAAGTTAAGTTGAATTAA
- a CDS encoding beta/alpha barrel domain-containing protein, with amino-acid sequence MKESRYIVDTTLRDGEQSPGVAFSKQDKIEIAKLLDAAQVYQIEAGIPAMGGIEKETIIEIKALCKNSLISTWNRINKQDIRHSFDCQPDIIHISVPVSDAQIYEKLQKDKIWLKENMRACVDFARAHGYQVTVGFEDASRADLNFLLELAGCLKSYEVLYLRFADTVGILTPFRTAEKVKAIIETTGINIEFHAHNDLGMAVANSIAAAKAGAKFIDTTLGGIGERTGNCDFVKFIYTAQQLYDLSMDLASASVAAESVTNKLKVQNDM; translated from the coding sequence GTGAAAGAGTCTCGTTATATCGTGGATACCACCTTGCGAGATGGTGAACAAAGCCCCGGCGTAGCGTTTTCGAAACAGGATAAAATAGAAATTGCAAAGCTTTTAGATGCAGCACAGGTTTATCAGATTGAAGCGGGAATTCCAGCAATGGGCGGTATAGAGAAAGAAACGATTATAGAAATAAAAGCACTTTGTAAAAATTCATTGATTTCCACTTGGAATCGAATCAATAAGCAGGATATAAGACATTCCTTTGATTGTCAGCCTGACATCATTCATATTAGTGTTCCGGTATCAGATGCACAAATTTATGAAAAACTTCAAAAAGATAAAATTTGGTTGAAAGAAAATATGCGTGCATGCGTTGATTTCGCCAGGGCGCATGGTTATCAGGTAACAGTTGGCTTTGAAGATGCTTCGAGAGCTGATCTGAATTTTTTGTTAGAGCTTGCAGGCTGCTTAAAAAGCTACGAAGTTCTTTATCTTCGTTTTGCGGATACCGTTGGGATATTGACGCCGTTTCGCACTGCAGAAAAAGTAAAAGCAATCATTGAAACTACGGGGATAAATATCGAATTTCATGCGCATAATGATTTGGGAATGGCGGTTGCAAATTCAATTGCAGCGGCCAAAGCCGGTGCAAAATTTATTGATACTACACTTGGCGGGATTGGTGAACGAACCGGTAATTGTGATTTCGTAAAGTTTATCTATACGGCACAACAACTGTATGATCTTTCCATGGATTTAGCAAGTGCGAGTGTCGCCGCTGAATCAGTAACAAATAAACTGAAAGTGCAGAATGATATGTAA
- the modA gene encoding molybdate ABC transporter substrate-binding protein has product MSKQKLMMGLCSLVLMFTVFVAGCGNTPEKKETAQAPEQVEIFVSAAASLTDVMKEIAQMYEKENPNVKLTFSFGASGALQTAIEQGAPSDIFLSAAQKQMNALEKGGLLADGTKKDLLINKVVLITPKDNKAGVANFDDVATDKVKRIALGEPKGVPVGQYSEEVFTSLKTLDQVKAKAAYGSDVRQVLTWVESGEVDCGIVYATDAATSQNVTVVAEAPEGSHKPVIYPAAAIKSSKNIEQAKAFLAYLSKPEVGKVFEKYGFKLQ; this is encoded by the coding sequence ATGAGCAAACAAAAATTAATGATGGGGTTATGTTCACTCGTGTTGATGTTTACAGTATTCGTGGCTGGATGCGGCAACACGCCAGAAAAGAAAGAAACAGCACAAGCACCTGAACAGGTGGAGATTTTTGTTTCGGCAGCGGCTAGCTTGACTGATGTAATGAAAGAAATCGCACAAATGTATGAAAAAGAAAATCCTAATGTCAAATTAACGTTTAGTTTTGGTGCGAGTGGCGCATTGCAGACTGCAATTGAACAAGGCGCGCCATCCGATATATTTCTCTCAGCAGCGCAAAAGCAGATGAATGCTTTAGAAAAAGGCGGATTGCTAGCAGATGGTACGAAAAAAGATTTATTGATTAACAAAGTTGTTTTAATTACACCGAAAGATAATAAAGCTGGCGTAGCGAATTTTGACGATGTTGCTACGGATAAGGTAAAACGTATTGCGCTTGGTGAGCCAAAAGGTGTACCCGTTGGACAATATTCTGAAGAAGTATTTACTTCTCTAAAGACCTTAGATCAAGTAAAGGCGAAGGCGGCATACGGTTCTGATGTACGTCAGGTTTTGACTTGGGTAGAATCAGGAGAAGTGGATTGTGGGATTGTTTATGCAACAGATGCTGCTACTTCGCAAAACGTCACAGTTGTAGCTGAAGCACCGGAAGGAAGTCACAAACCGGTAATTTATCCGGCTGCTGCAATAAAATCCAGCAAGAATATCGAACAAGCAAAGGCGTTTTTAGCATATTTGTCAAAACCTGAAGTTGGTAAGGTTTTCGAAAAATATGGTTTCAAATTGCAATAA